From the Nonlabens marinus S1-08 genome, one window contains:
- a CDS encoding mechanosensitive ion channel family protein produces MQNNTTNKVDFQNQLTETLSHYYEELIETLPRLGLGLIIIILGFLIAGMISRFATRRARARTNDPLMSRFLGRSIRFLLIVAVIVLGLRVAGFGDISAGIFATAGASAVILGFAFKDIGQNFIAGIILSFNRPFNVNDTVEIGSNFGKVKSLEFRYTKLKTFDGKDVYIPNSDVITQPVTNYTEDGFFRWDFLVGLDYEDDINLAKETIMRSINEDPKVVSDEEHSSYVMEDELATSTVNLKVMFWVDTVDYGRVASETKGRVIGNVKRALMAEGFYLPADIQEIKLYGRETNIPLSLNDLKKSTND; encoded by the coding sequence ATGCAGAACAATACAACCAACAAGGTTGATTTTCAAAATCAACTGACTGAAACCCTAAGTCACTATTACGAGGAGTTGATTGAAACCCTTCCTAGATTAGGATTGGGTTTGATCATTATTATCTTAGGTTTCTTAATTGCAGGTATGATTAGTCGTTTTGCCACTCGCAGGGCAAGAGCAAGAACTAATGACCCCTTGATGAGTCGGTTTTTAGGTAGATCGATTCGTTTCTTACTGATAGTTGCCGTCATCGTGTTAGGACTACGGGTAGCCGGTTTTGGTGATATTAGCGCTGGTATTTTTGCCACTGCAGGTGCGAGTGCGGTCATTTTAGGTTTTGCGTTTAAAGACATAGGTCAAAACTTCATTGCTGGTATTATTTTAAGTTTTAATCGACCTTTTAATGTAAATGATACGGTTGAAATAGGCTCTAATTTTGGTAAAGTAAAATCATTGGAGTTTCGATATACAAAACTCAAAACCTTTGATGGTAAAGATGTTTATATTCCTAATAGTGATGTGATTACACAACCAGTAACGAACTACACTGAGGATGGATTTTTCCGTTGGGATTTCCTAGTGGGACTAGATTATGAAGATGATATCAATCTAGCCAAGGAAACCATTATGCGATCCATAAATGAAGACCCAAAGGTAGTTTCTGACGAGGAGCACAGCAGTTATGTGATGGAAGATGAGCTGGCTACCAGTACCGTTAATCTAAAAGTCATGTTTTGGGTGGATACAGTTGATTACGGGCGAGTGGCATCAGAGACTAAAGGACGAGTGATTGGTAATGTGAAACGTGCCTTGATGGCAGAAGGGTTCTACCTACCTGCAGATATTCAAGAAATCAAATTGTATGGTCGGGAGACTAACATACCTTTGTCATTGAACGATTTGAAAAAGTCTACTAATGATTAA